The following proteins are co-located in the Macadamia integrifolia cultivar HAES 741 chromosome 3, SCU_Mint_v3, whole genome shotgun sequence genome:
- the LOC122073529 gene encoding helicase sen1-like, producing the protein MGCRGRPFFDLNEPPAEVDEETDGVICFQHQKALPSLNSHATDLFSSSESAQRILNNHGFSHASSVSGFQPFVKQKKVDDLNSGNASTTYGEENKTTLPLAASSARAEVVEREEGEWSDAEGSAGAFGINSDNDKHKQSTNIDGENAETLEMTERTDLFATNKACESICSDSRLPEGTKDKITNITKDENYSHAFSGLDLELSGRTGNNSQHLEGNAKGDVIVDGQEASSLVVNKKEVKGIEASHVLKSGSNPGKRHKVDQHKEAMLGKKRSRQTMFLNLEDVKQAGPIKTSTPRRPTFSSAVTTRTVKEIRNVAAPAERSSERTAKDQKQGDVTCNEGGTPMDIGDQKCESNGDINQGSQARPRRLNTGVEIPAEVYPPSILRQSSWKQPSDSRQLKSPLVSARKQGVPNQNSMDSKLGNKKHLSSKKQNANNTQYQDTSVERLLREVTNEKFWHHPEETELQCVPGRFESMEEYVRVFEPLLFEECRAQLYGTWEELTETVSRDAHIMVRIKNVERRERGWYDVIVLPMHECKWTFKEGDVAVLSSPKPGTVRFKRSQPAAVEGDVEIGVTGRVAGTVRRYFPIDTRDPPGAILHFYVGDTFDPNSNDDHILKKFHPKGIWYLTVLGSLATTQREYIALHAFRRLNMQMQTAILKPSPEHFPKYEEQPPAMPECFTQNFVDHLHRTFNGPQLAAIQWAAMHTAAGTSGMSKRQDPWPFTLVQGPPGTGKTHTVWGMLNVIHLVQYQHYYTALLKKVAPESYKQANESNSESVSTGSIDEVLQSMDQNLFRTLPKLCPKPRMLVCAPSNAATDELLARVLDRGFIDGEMKVYRPDVARVGVDSQTRAAQAVSVERRTEQLLVKGREEILGWMQQLKVREAEYSRQIACLQRELNVAAAAGRSQGSVGVDPDVLVARDHNRDTLLQNLAAVVEGRDKILVELSRLLILETRFRAGSNFNLEEARANLEASFANEAEIVFTTVSSSGRKLFSRLSHGFDMVVIDEAAQASEVAILPPLSLGAARCVLVGDPQQLPATVISKAAGTLLYSRSLFERFQQGGCPTMLLSVQYRMHPQIRDFPSRYFYQGRLTDSESVSKLPDESYYKDHLLRPYVFYDITHGRESHRSGSVSYQNIHEAQFCLRIYEHLQKTFKSLVGGKISVGIITPYKLQLKCLQREFEVVLNSEDGKDLYINTVDAFQGQERDVIIMSCVRASNHGVGFVADIRRMNVALTRARRALWVMGNANALMQTDDWAALINDAKARNCYVDMESLPKDFLIPKGSPHTPLPGKALSNMRGLRSVGLRQRYLDMPPESRSSTPSEDEVKLNVSSLSRNGG; encoded by the exons ATGGGGTGTCGAGGAAGGCCTTTCTTTGATCTTAATGAGCCCCCTGCTGAAGTGGATGAGGAAACTGATGGTGTCATCTGCTTCCAGCATCAGAAGGCACTTCCATCTTTGAATTCTCATGCCactgatttgttttcttcatcAGAAAGTGCTCAGAGAATACTGAATAACCATGGTTTCTCACATGCATCCTCCGTTTCGGGCTTCCAACCTTTTGTTAAACAGAAGAAGGTTGATGATTTGAATTCCGGGAATGCTTCCACTACATATGGTGAGGAAAATAAAACAACACTGCCACTGGCTGCAAGCTCTGCACGTGCTGAAGTTGTggaaagagaggaaggagagTGGTCTGATGCGGAGGGTTCGGCTGGTGCCTTTGGAATCAATTCCGACAATGACAAGCATAAGCAATCAACTAACATTGATGGTGAAAATGCAGAGACACTGGAAATGACTGAGAGAACTGATCTTTTTGCTACTAACAAGGCTTGTGAGAGTATCTGTAGTGATTCACGTTTACCTGAAGGTACCAAGGACAAAATCACAAATATAACCAAGGATGAGAACTATAGTCATGCTTTCTCAGGATTGGATCTGGAGTTGTCTGGACGGACGGGTAATAATAGCCAGCATTTAGAGGGAAATGCTAAAGGGGATGTCATCGTGGATGGACAGGAGGCATCTTCATTAGTtgtgaataaaaaagaagttaaaggaATTGAAGCAAGTCACGTGCTTAAGTCTGGGAGTAATCCTGGGAAGAGGCACAAGGTTGACCAACACAAGGAAGCAATGCTGGGGAAAAAACGTAGCAGGCAGACAATGTTTCTTAATTTGGAGGATGTCAAACAAGCTGGCCCCATTAAAACTTCAACCCCGAGGCGGCCAACTTTTTCGTCCGCTGTAACTACCCGTACAGTTAAGGAAATTCGTAATGTTGCTGCCCCAGCTGAGCGCAGTAGTGAAAGGACTGCCAAGGATCAAAAGCAAGGAGATGTAACATGTAATGAAGGAGGCACTCCGATGGACATTGGTGACCAGAAATGTGAATCTAATGGTGATATAAATCAAGGATCTCAAGCAAGACCTAGGAGGCTAAACACTGGCGTTGAAATCCCTGCCGAGGTATATCCACCATCAATTTTGAGACAAAGTTCATGGAAGCAGCCGTCAGATTCAAGGCAATTAAAGAGTCCACTTGTTTCAGCCAGGAAACAGGGTGTTCCCAATCAAAATTCCATGGACTCAAAGTTGGGGAACAAGAAACATCTTTCTTCTAAGAAACAAAATGCAAATAACACACAGTATCAGGATACATCTGTGGAACGTCTTCTGCGGGAGGTGACCAATGAAAAGTTTTGGCATCATCCAG AGGAGACAGAACTCCAATGTGTTCCTGGACGGTTTGAATCCATGGAAGAGTATGTCAGAGTTTTTGAGCCTTTGCTTTTTGAGGAATGCCGGGCACAGCTGTATGGTACTTGGGAGGAACTTACAGAAACTGTTTCCAGAGATGCACATATAATGGTGCGAATAAAGAATgttgaaagaagagaaagag GATGGTACGATGTAATAGTTCTTCCTATGCATGAATGCAAGTGGACATTTAAGGAGGGTGATGTGGCAGTTCTTTCATCTCCGAAGCCTGGAACAG TGAGATTTAAGAGGAGCCAGCCTGCAGCAGTTGAGGGTGATGTCGAGATTGGAGTTACTGGCCGTGTAGCTGGTACTGTTAGGCGATATTTTCCTATCGATACTCGTGATCCTCCTGGTGCCATCCTCCATTTTTATGTTGGTGATACATTTGATCCTAACAG CAATGATGATCACATTTTAAAGAAATTTCACCCCAAGGGAATCTGGTATTTGACTGTCCTTGGTTCTCTGGCGACTACCCAACGTGAATATATTGCTCTGCATGCGTTTCGTCGTCTCAACATGCAG ATGCAAACTGCAATCCTTAAGCCTAGTCCTGAACATTTCCCAAAATATGAAGAGCAGCCCCCTGCAATGCCTGAATGTTTCACTCAGAACTTTGTTGACCACCTACACAGGACATTCAATGGGCCCCAGTTGGCTGCCATTCAATGGGCTGCGATGCATACAGCTGCTGGTACAAGTGGCATGAGTAAGAGGCAAGATCCATGGCCTTTCACTCTGGTTCAAGGGCCCCCAGGAACAGGGAAAACACACACTGTGTGGGGAATGCTAAATGTTATCCATCTTGTTCAGTACCAGCACTATTACACTGCTCTGCTTAAGAAAGTTGCTCCTGAAAGCTATAAGCAAGCTAATGAGAGCAATTCTGAGAGTGTGTCAACAGGATCAATTGATGAAGTTCTTCAAAGTATGGATCAGAACCTCTTCCGCACACTTCCAAAACTCTGCCCGAAACCTAGAATGCTTGTGTGTGCTCCTTCAAATGCAGCCACTGATGAGTTGCTTGCACGTGTTCTTGACCGTGGATTCATTGATGGTGAGATGAAAGTCTATCGGCCTGATGTGGCCCGAGTTGGTGTTGATTCACAAACTCGTGCTGCACAGGCTGTTTCTGTTGAGCGAAGAACTGAACAACTGTTAGTTAAGGGTCGTGAAGAAATTCTTGGATGGATGCAGCAGTTAAAAGTCCGTGAAGCTGAATATTCACGCCAGATTGCTTGTCTTCAGAGAGAATTAAatgttgcagcagcagcaggccGATCTCAGGGATCTGTTGGAGTTGACCCTGATGTTCTTGTAGCTCGGGACCACAATCGGGATACATTGTTGCAAAACCTTGCAGCAGTTGTGGAGGGAAGGGATAAAATTCTGGTGGAGTTGTCCCGCCTTCTCATATTAGAAACAAGATTTCGTGCCGGTAGCAACTTCAATTTGGAAGAAGCTCGTGCTAATCTGGAAGCGAGTTTTGCCAATGAAGCTGAGATTGTTTTCACAACAGTCTCAAGTAGTGGACGCAAATTGTTTTCTCGTCTTTCTCATGGTTTTGATATGGTTGTTATTGATGAGGCAGCCCAGGCTAGTGAAGTCGCAATTCTTCCTCCTCTATCTCTTGGTGCAGCTCGTTGTGTTCTTGTTGGCGATCCACAACAGCTCCCTGCAACAGTTATCAGCAAGGCAGCTGGGACCTTGTTATATAGTAGAAGCCTCTTTGAAAGGTTCCAGCAAGGAGGTTGCCCCACAATGTTATTATCTGTGCAGTATAGAATGCATCCGCAAATCAGGGATTTTCCTTCAAGGTACTTCTACCAAGGGCGTTTGACTGATAGTGAAAGTGTATCTAAACTACCTGATGAGTCTTACTATAAGGATCATTTATTGAGACCTTATGTGTTTTATGATATCACACATGGAAGGGAGTCCCATAGAAGTGGATCTGTCTCTTATCAGAACATTCATGAAGCACAGTTTTGCCTCCGGATTTATGAGCATCTTCAAAAGACTTTCAAATCATTGGTTGGAGGAAAGATCTCTGTTGGCATAATAACACCGTACAAACTGCAGTTGAAATGCCTTCAACGTGAATTTGAGGTGGTTCTGAATTCAGAAGATGGTAAGGACCTTTATATCAACACAGTAGATGCATTTCAAGGCCAAGAACGTGATGTCATAATCATGTCCTGTGTTCGGGCCTCGAATCATGGCGTGGGCTTTGTGGCTGATATTCGCCGAATGAATGTTGCTCTCACTCGTGCAAGAAGAGCGCTATGG GTAATGGGCAATGCCAATGCTCTGATGCAGACTGATGACTGGGCTGCATTAATAAATGATGCCAAGGCAAGGAATTGTTATGTGGACATGGAATCTCTCCCCAAAGATTTCCTGATTCCAAAAGGATCTCCTCACACTCCATTGCCAGGTAAGGCTTTGTCTAACATGAGGGGTTTGAGATCAGTTGGGCTAAGACAGAGGTACTTGGACATGCCGCCAGAATCCAGGTCTAGCACTCCATCGGAAGACGAGGTGAAGTTGAATGTATCATCATTATCTAGGAATGGGGGATAG